TATTCCAGGCTGATTGAGTGTACACTAGAACTCCTGTACCAGGACTAAAGCACCACCATGAATGTACACAAGCGGTCTACTTCTTGAGAAAGCGCTCCATTATCCGCTTGCGCTCCCCGGTATCGAACAGGCGACACAGCAGCAGTGTCTCCCAGGTAACAGCCGCCTTGTGGTCCATGTTGACCACGTTTACGTAGGAC
Above is a genomic segment from Dehalococcoidales bacterium containing:
- a CDS encoding enoyl-CoA hydratase-related protein, with product EAYRIGLVDKVVKVEELMSETEALAAKFVGKPREALEQAKQSYVNVVNMDHKAAVTWETLLLCRLFDTGERKRIMERFLKK